From a single Miscanthus floridulus cultivar M001 chromosome 8, ASM1932011v1, whole genome shotgun sequence genomic region:
- the LOC136470095 gene encoding uncharacterized protein, whose product MEEDEVEEIMRDEPRPQVVRILRKRSEEIVIVEEEDTTKEFRRLETSLTGVMKQIKEISRVAEQRRQLIKRMEPLAAENEKLKEARNLSEKNIQRAQHERDLAESNVWDLEYQKGVLTKKLAAVSEQVRSQSEQLAAISDQLKCATEQLERKSEQLNSVSKQKVEQDAELGQMRQTIDQLCLEKAKEAERADKLAEELKGYRHKAKAQFDVLVQEAKVQKENFDTHDGRRQHPDIVIQRCKAVWENFKTFNRDAITTVATHVLAVVRSHYPTTDLQSIKGGFAEGLSDAETQQLEDEVEDAAKMLAGDIDLFGEMDGDGRAH is encoded by the exons atggaggaggatgaggtggaggagatcatgcgcGACGAACCTCGACCTCAAGTAGTCCGGATCCTCCGAAAGCGCAGTGAAGAAATAGTTAttgttgaagaggaggacaccaccaaggagttcagGAGACTGGAGACTTCCCTTACTGGTGTCATGAAACAGATCAAG gaaatatctcgagttgccgagcagcgccgccagctaataaagcgaatggagccccttgcagcggagaacgaaaaactcaaagaggccaggAACCTCTCGGAGAAGAATATCCAGCGAGCCCAACACGAACGAGACCTTGCGGAGTCCAACgtgtgggacctagaataccaaaagggggtcctTACCAAAAAGCTGGCGGCTGTGTCCGAGCAAGTGCGGAgccagtccgagcagctggccgctATCTCTGACCAACTAAAATGTGCTACCGAGCAGCTAGAGAGGAAAAGCGAACAGCTCAATAGTGTATCCAAACAGAAAGTAG agcaagatgctgaGCTCGGCCAGATGCGCCAGACCATCGATCAACTTTGCCTGGAAAAAGCAAAGGAAGCAGAGCGGGCggacaaacttgctgaggagctgaaag gttatcgtcataaagccaaagcacaattcgatgtgctggtgcaggaggccaaggtccagAAGGAGAACTTTGATACT CACGACGGCAGGCGGCAACACCCTGACATCGTCATTCAGAGGTGCAAGGCAGTATGGGAAAACTTCAAaaccttcaaccgcgatgccattactaccgtcgctactcatgtccttgcggttgttcggtcccattatccgaCCACTGACCTTCAGTCCATAAAGGGTGGGTTCGCGGAAGGACTGAGCGACGCGGAGACCCAGCAActggaggatgaagtggaggatgcAGCGAAAATGCTGGCCGGCGATATAGATCTATTTGGCGAGATGGATGGTGATGGCAGAGCTCATTAA